The following proteins are encoded in a genomic region of Engraulis encrasicolus isolate BLACKSEA-1 unplaced genomic scaffold, IST_EnEncr_1.0 scaffold_245_np1212, whole genome shotgun sequence:
- the LOC134442737 gene encoding protein NLRC3-like, with protein MDEPEIRETDPPPEERAPIESRPDSPVSKRVKWSMDHPAPSRETDPPPEESVQQGASDTQNLKTDETKRDTAEHRLTPEEAELRSFLKEKCQHLVEGVPHQGDARLLQDIYTDLYITEGGSRGVNEEHEVRQIDRASMFYNKYSYMSDDEEGKGSDDDEEGKGSDDDEEHEVRQIDRASWRVGGQARPIKCSDIFKPLPVGLCPRRGLSQHKPIRVVLTKGVAGIGKTVSVQKFILDWTEGETNQDIHFIFPLPFRELNLMKDTKLSLVELVQRFFTQIKDLKLLSSSENKTLFIFDGLDECRLPLDFFSNPRCCEVTEPASVDVLLTNLIDGNLLPSAHVWITTRPAAAGQIPSECVDQVTEIRGFNDPQKDDYFKKRISDENLAMRVINHLKLSRSLYIMCHIPVFAWILASVAEKTSERGEMPRTLTQMYTRFLNIQTCIKKEKYTKRRETDEEMVLKLLGRLAFQQLEKVSEMNHTKVNPLISQLCSELQHLKTYTRLQWIWPYRHAVVEHIDRRSGQLTAQMLLPGEWKTRKFRFELSEEQLGGFDLQKYIKTPEEDLTDLLSPDDVLKKLVPAVSSAL; from the exons tgtccagcagggggcatcAGACACACAGAACCTGAAAACAGACGAGACCAAGAGGGACACTGcagaacacag ATTGACACCAGAGGAGGCAGAGCTCAGGTCCTTTCTGAAGGAGAAGTGTCAACATCTGGTTGAAGGAGTACCACATCAGGGAGACGCCAGACTCCTCCAGGACAtctacacagatctctacatcacagagggggggAGTCGGGGGGTCAATGaagaacatgaggtcagacagatagacagagcatCCATGTTCTATAACAAATACAGTTATATGAGTGATGATGAGGAAGGAAAGGgttctgatgatgatgaggaaggaaAGGgttctgatgatgatgaggaacatgaggtcagacagatagacagagcatCCTGGAGAGTAGGAGGACAGGCCAGACcaatcaaatgcagtgacatCTTTAAACCCTTACCTGTAGGCCTGTGTCCACGAAGGGGTCTTTCGCAACACAAACCCATCAGAGTAGTACTGACAAAGGGAGTGGCAGGCATTGGAAAAACCGTGTccgtgcagaagttcattctggactggacTGAAGGAGAAACCAATCAGgacattcatttcatttttcctcttcctttccgagagctgaacctgatgaaggaTACAAAACTCAGCCTGGTGGAGCTTGTTCAACGCTTTTTCACACAAATAAAAGATCTGAAATTGCTCTCCAGTTCTGAGAACAAAACTCTCTTCATCTtcgatggtctggatgagtgcaGACTGCCTCTCGATTTCTTCTCCAACCCGAGGTGTTGTGAAGTGACAGAGCCAGCCTCAGTAGATGTACTTTTGACCAACCTCATCGATGGGAATCTACTTCCCTCTGCTCACgtctggatcaccacccgaccagcagcagctggTCAGATCCCGTCTGAGTGCGTGGACCAGGTAACAGAAATTAGGGGGTTCAACGACCCACAAAAAGATGACTACTTCAAGAAGAGAATCAGTGATGAGAACCTGGCCATGCGAGTCATCAACCACCTGAAGTTATCCAGAAGCctttacatcatgtgccacattccagtttTCGCCTGGATTTTGGCTTCTGTTGCAGAGAAAAcatcagagagaggagaaatgccaAGAACTCTCACTCAGATGTACACTCGCTTCCTGAACATTCAGACTTGCATCAAGAAAGAGAAGTAcacaaagagaagagagacagatgaagagatggtTTTGAAACTACTGGGGAGACTGGCTTTCCAACAGCTGGAGAAGG TGTCAGAAATGAACCACACCAAAGTGAACCCTCTCATCTCTCAGCTCTGTTCAGAGCTCCAACACTTGAAGACCTACACAAGACTGCAGTGGATCTGGCCTTACAGA catgctgtagtggaaCACATTGACAGGAGGTCAGGACAGCTGACTGCACAGATGCTCTTACCAGGAGAGTGGAAGACTAGAAAGTTTAGGTTTGAGTTATCAGAAGAGCAGCTGGGTGGGTTTGACCTACAGAAGTACATAAAGACACCAGAAGAGGATCTGACTGACCTCCTCAGCCCAGATGACGTCCTCAAGAAGCTGGTGCCAGCAGTGTCATCAGCACT